A single Glycine soja cultivar W05 chromosome 14, ASM419377v2, whole genome shotgun sequence DNA region contains:
- the LOC114385447 gene encoding squalene monooxygenase-like isoform X2, with protein sequence MEDPYVLGWILCSVLSLLALYSLAFGGAGRRRASPEKRNELSETVTTSAGECRSEKRNGDADVIIVGAGVAGAALAHTLGKDGRRVHVIERDLSEPDRIVGELLQPGGYLKLIELGLEDCVDKIDAQQVFGYALFKDGKHTRLSYPLEKFHSDVSGRSFHNGRFIQRMREKAASIPNVRLEQGTVTSLIEEKGTIKGVQYKTKDGQELATYAPLTIVCDGCFSNLRRSLCNPKVDIPSCFVGLVLENCELPCANHGHVILGDPSPILFYPISSTEIRCLVDVPGQKVPSISNGEMGKYLKTTVAPQIPPQLYDAFIAAVDKGNIRTMPNRSMPADPHPTPGALLMGDAFNMRHPLTGGGMTVALSDIVVLRNLLRPLSDLNDAPTLCKYLESFYTLRKPVASTINTLAGALYKVFCASPDQARKEMRQACFDYLSLGGLFSEGPVSLLSGLNPRPLSLVLHFFAVAIYGVGRLLLPFPSPKRVWIGARLISGASAIILPIIKAEGIRQMFFPATVPAYYRTPPVAQ encoded by the exons ATGGAGGATCCGTACGTTCTCGGTTGGATTCTGTGCTCCGTCCTGAGCCTCTTGGCGCTCTACAGCCTGGCCTTCGGCGGAGCGGGCCGTCGCCGCGCTTCGCCGGAGAAGAGGAACGAGTTATCGGAGACCGTGACGACCTCCGCCGGAGAATGCAGATCGGAGAAACGAAACGGCGACGCTGACGTCATCATTGTCGGAGCCGGCGTCGCCGGCGCCGCCCTGGCGCACACTCTCGGAAAG GATGGGCGTCGAGTACACGTCATTGAAAGAGACCTGAGTGAGCCTGATCGAATTGTTGGAGAGTTGCTACAACCCGGTGGCTATCTCAAATTAATTGAGCTCGGACTTGAAG ATTGTGTGGACAAAATTGATGCTCAGCAAGTGTTTGGTTATGCACTTTTCAAGGATGGGAAACATACTCGTCTCTCTTACCCCTTGGAGAAGTTTCACTCAGATGTCTCTGGCAGAAGCTTTCATAATGGGCGCTTTATTCAGAGGATGCGGGAGAAAGCCGCCTCCATTCCCAA TGTACGATTGGAGCAAGGAACAGTCACTTCCCTAATTGAAGAGAAGGGGACAATTAAAGGTGTGCAATATAAGACCAAAGATGGTCAGGAATTGGCAACATATGCACCTCTTACCATTGTTTGTGATGGCTGCTTCTCAAACTTACGCCGTTCTCTTTGTAATCCTAAG GTGGATATTCCCTCATGCTTTGTTGGTTTAGTTTTAGAGAACTGTGAACTTCCATGTGCAAATCATGGCCACGTCATACTGGGAGACCCTTCGCCAATCTTATTCTACCCTATAAGCAGTACAGAGATTCGCTGTCTGGTCGATGTACCTGGACAGAAGGTTCCTTCTATTTCAAACGGTGAAATGGGAAAGTACTTGAAGACAACGGTGGCTCCACAG ATTCCCCCCCAGCTTTATGATGCCTTCATTGCTGCTGTTGACAAAGGCAACATAAGGACAATGCCAAACAGAAGCATGCCGGCAGATCCTCATCCTACACCTGGAGCCCTTTTGATGGGAGATGCATTCAACATGCGGCATCCACTAACCGGGGGCGGAATGACGGTTGCATTGTCTGATATTGTGGTGCTGAGAAATCTTCTAAGGCCCTTGTCTGACCTGAATGATGCACCCACACTCTGCAAATACCTTGAATCCTTTTATACCTTGCGTAAG CCTGTAGCATCCACCATAAATACATTGGCAGGTGCTCTTTACAAAGTTTTTTGTGCATCCCCTGATCAGGCAAGGAAGGAAATGCGGCAAGCTTGTTTTGATTATCTCAGCCTTGGAGGCCTATTCTCGGAAGGACCAGTCTCTTTACTCTCTGGATTAAATCCTCGTCCCTTGAGCTTGGTTCTCCATTTCTTTGCTGTTGCAATATACGGTGTTGGCCGTTTATTGTTACCATTTCCTTCACCTAAGAGAGTATGGATTGGAGCCCGGCTAATCTCT GGTGCATCTGCAATCATCCTCCCCATAATTAAGGCTGAAGGGATTCGTCAGATGTTTTTCCCTGCCACTGTTCCAGCTTATTACAGAACACCTCCAGTTGCACAATA A
- the LOC114385447 gene encoding squalene monooxygenase-like isoform X1: MEDPYVLGWILCSVLSLLALYSLAFGGAGRRRASPEKRNELSETVTTSAGECRSEKRNGDADVIIVGAGVAGAALAHTLGKDGRRVHVIERDLSEPDRIVGELLQPGGYLKLIELGLEDCVDKIDAQQVFGYALFKDGKHTRLSYPLEKFHSDVSGRSFHNGRFIQRMREKAASIPNVRLEQGTVTSLIEEKGTIKGVQYKTKDGQELATYAPLTIVCDGCFSNLRRSLCNPKVDIPSCFVGLVLENCELPCANHGHVILGDPSPILFYPISSTEIRCLVDVPGQKVPSISNGEMGKYLKTTVAPQIPPQLYDAFIAAVDKGNIRTMPNRSMPADPHPTPGALLMGDAFNMRHPLTGGGMTVALSDIVVLRNLLRPLSDLNDAPTLCKYLESFYTLRKPVASTINTLAGALYKVFCASPDQARKEMRQACFDYLSLGGLFSEGPVSLLSGLNPRPLSLVLHFFAVAIYGVGRLLLPFPSPKRVWIGARLISGASAIILPIIKAEGIRQMFFPATVPAYYRTPPVAQ; encoded by the exons ATGGAGGATCCGTACGTTCTCGGTTGGATTCTGTGCTCCGTCCTGAGCCTCTTGGCGCTCTACAGCCTGGCCTTCGGCGGAGCGGGCCGTCGCCGCGCTTCGCCGGAGAAGAGGAACGAGTTATCGGAGACCGTGACGACCTCCGCCGGAGAATGCAGATCGGAGAAACGAAACGGCGACGCTGACGTCATCATTGTCGGAGCCGGCGTCGCCGGCGCCGCCCTGGCGCACACTCTCGGAAAG GATGGGCGTCGAGTACACGTCATTGAAAGAGACCTGAGTGAGCCTGATCGAATTGTTGGAGAGTTGCTACAACCCGGTGGCTATCTCAAATTAATTGAGCTCGGACTTGAAG ATTGTGTGGACAAAATTGATGCTCAGCAAGTGTTTGGTTATGCACTTTTCAAGGATGGGAAACATACTCGTCTCTCTTACCCCTTGGAGAAGTTTCACTCAGATGTCTCTGGCAGAAGCTTTCATAATGGGCGCTTTATTCAGAGGATGCGGGAGAAAGCCGCCTCCATTCCCAA TGTACGATTGGAGCAAGGAACAGTCACTTCCCTAATTGAAGAGAAGGGGACAATTAAAGGTGTGCAATATAAGACCAAAGATGGTCAGGAATTGGCAACATATGCACCTCTTACCATTGTTTGTGATGGCTGCTTCTCAAACTTACGCCGTTCTCTTTGTAATCCTAAG GTGGATATTCCCTCATGCTTTGTTGGTTTAGTTTTAGAGAACTGTGAACTTCCATGTGCAAATCATGGCCACGTCATACTGGGAGACCCTTCGCCAATCTTATTCTACCCTATAAGCAGTACAGAGATTCGCTGTCTGGTCGATGTACCTGGACAGAAGGTTCCTTCTATTTCAAACGGTGAAATGGGAAAGTACTTGAAGACAACGGTGGCTCCACAG ATTCCCCCCCAGCTTTATGATGCCTTCATTGCTGCTGTTGACAAAGGCAACATAAGGACAATGCCAAACAGAAGCATGCCGGCAGATCCTCATCCTACACCTGGAGCCCTTTTGATGGGAGATGCATTCAACATGCGGCATCCACTAACCGGGGGCGGAATGACGGTTGCATTGTCTGATATTGTGGTGCTGAGAAATCTTCTAAGGCCCTTGTCTGACCTGAATGATGCACCCACACTCTGCAAATACCTTGAATCCTTTTATACCTTGCGTAAG CCTGTAGCATCCACCATAAATACATTGGCAGGTGCTCTTTACAAAGTTTTTTGTGCATCCCCTGATCAGGCAAGGAAGGAAATGCGGCAAGCTTGTTTTGATTATCTCAGCCTTGGAGGCCTATTCTCGGAAGGACCAGTCTCTTTACTCTCTGGATTAAATCCTCGTCCCTTGAGCTTGGTTCTCCATTTCTTTGCTGTTGCAATATACGGTGTTGGCCGTTTATTGTTACCATTTCCTTCACCTAAGAGAGTATGGATTGGAGCCCGGCTAATCTCT GGTGCATCTGCAATCATCCTCCCCATAATTAAGGCTGAAGGGATTCGTCAGATGTTTTTCCCTGCCACTGTTCCAGCTTATTACAGAACACCTCCAGTTGCACAATAG